The following are encoded in a window of Haloarcula laminariae genomic DNA:
- a CDS encoding histidine kinase N-terminal 7TM domain-containing protein gives MLVGIGGLVVGSSVSAGVGALALAGYLYRHRESPGVPWFIASVLAVSLWCLTYGVALLVTDLPLREHLTALWLVGGIWTGPLFLLFALAYTGRTALARNWPGLAVLSVPVVGSGLLLTHPAHSLLWTGFRLDPVFRLATASYALQPVGYAMLVFTLLSAGVGVLLLVETVVSYGPLYRGEAIAVALSVVPPAAGSLPWLFGFGPYPQLILSPALFCLHLMLDGYAFVEKDMFETNPTTRRAAERSAVDDIPTPLFALDRADRVVTVNDAAVEIFDLDRGAVLGDPFEAIVPVESGPDGGWESVTITSAGRERQFTVATAALTDPAGTEVGRTVVLQEVTQEHERKQRLDVLNRVIRHNLRNEMTVIMGHADMVAERTDDPEVRASAATIGESADRLLATGDKAREFERIRGSQTRTRSVDVSRLVADAAADIGAEFPEATVDIDIHQRVETALRTDPRVLTLVVSSLVENAVAHNHTDSPHVRVALADLGDALEIRISDDGPGIEAHELTPIQDGTETELQHSTGIGLWVASWGVTMLGGDLEFTDTGDGTEVVVTLDTDFGPGDGDAEKATAK, from the coding sequence TTGCTCGTTGGTATCGGGGGACTGGTGGTCGGCAGTTCGGTCAGCGCCGGTGTCGGTGCGCTCGCGCTGGCGGGCTACCTCTACCGTCACAGAGAGAGCCCGGGCGTCCCGTGGTTCATCGCGTCAGTGCTCGCCGTGAGCCTCTGGTGTCTGACCTACGGGGTGGCGCTGCTGGTCACCGACCTGCCGCTGCGCGAGCATCTGACCGCGCTGTGGCTGGTCGGCGGCATCTGGACCGGGCCGCTCTTTCTGCTGTTCGCGCTGGCGTACACCGGCCGGACCGCCCTCGCGCGCAACTGGCCGGGGCTGGCGGTGCTCTCGGTTCCAGTGGTCGGCTCGGGGCTCCTGCTCACCCACCCCGCCCACTCGTTGCTATGGACGGGGTTTCGCCTCGACCCGGTGTTCCGGCTGGCGACGGCCAGCTACGCGCTGCAACCGGTCGGCTACGCGATGCTCGTGTTCACGCTGCTATCGGCCGGAGTCGGGGTGCTGTTGCTCGTGGAGACGGTCGTCAGCTACGGCCCCCTCTACCGCGGCGAGGCCATCGCCGTCGCGCTCAGCGTCGTCCCGCCCGCGGCCGGCTCGCTCCCGTGGCTCTTCGGGTTCGGACCGTACCCACAGCTCATTCTCTCGCCGGCGCTGTTCTGTCTCCACCTGATGCTCGACGGCTACGCCTTCGTCGAGAAGGACATGTTCGAAACCAATCCGACGACCCGGCGAGCCGCGGAGCGGTCGGCGGTCGACGACATCCCGACGCCGCTGTTCGCGCTCGACCGGGCGGACCGGGTGGTGACGGTCAACGACGCCGCCGTCGAGATATTCGACCTCGACCGCGGCGCCGTCCTGGGCGACCCGTTCGAAGCCATCGTCCCGGTCGAGAGCGGTCCCGACGGCGGTTGGGAGTCCGTCACCATCACGTCGGCCGGTCGGGAGCGCCAGTTCACCGTCGCGACCGCGGCGCTGACCGACCCCGCCGGGACCGAGGTCGGGCGGACGGTCGTCCTTCAGGAGGTGACCCAGGAACACGAGCGCAAACAGCGTCTGGACGTCCTCAACCGCGTCATCCGCCACAACCTCCGCAACGAGATGACCGTTATCATGGGCCACGCAGACATGGTCGCCGAGCGGACCGACGACCCGGAAGTCAGGGCGTCGGCCGCGACCATCGGTGAGAGCGCGGACCGCCTGCTCGCGACCGGGGACAAGGCCCGCGAGTTCGAGCGGATACGCGGGAGTCAGACCCGGACGCGGTCGGTCGACGTCTCCCGGCTCGTCGCCGACGCCGCTGCCGACATCGGAGCGGAGTTCCCCGAGGCCACGGTCGACATCGATATCCACCAGCGGGTGGAGACGGCGCTCCGAACGGACCCGCGAGTCCTGACGCTCGTGGTCTCCTCGCTCGTCGAGAACGCGGTAGCGCACAACCACACCGACAGCCCCCACGTCCGCGTCGCGCTCGCCGACCTCGGCGATGCGCTCGAAATCCGTATCAGCGACGATGGGCCGGGTATCGAGGCCCACGAACTGACGCCCATACAGGACGGGACGGAGACGGAGCTACAGCACTCGACCGGCATCGGCCTCTGGGTCGCCTCCTGGGGCGTGACGATGCTCGGCGGCGACCTGGAGTTCACCGACACGGGCGACGGGACGGAAGTCGTCGTCACCCTGGATACGGACTTCGGCCCCGGGGACGGTGACGCGGAGAAAGCGACGGCTAAGTGA
- the carB gene encoding carbamoyl-phosphate synthase large subunit, producing MTAEEDRTILLIGSGPIKIGQAAEFDYSGAQACRALQEEGARVVLVNSNPATIMTDPDMADKVYLEPINTEAITEIIRKENPDGVIAGLGGQTGLNVTAELAEEGVLDEFDVDVMGTPLDTIYATEDRDLFRQRMEKIDEPVPASTTISLDEDESVTDFDEEAFRGRVQDAVDEVGGLPVIARTTYTLGGSGSGVVDEFEELVERVRKGLRLSRNSEVLITESISGWVELEYEVMRDADDSCIIICNMENIDPMGIHTGESTVVTPSQVIPDEGHQQMRDSALKVIRELGIQGGCNIQHAWRDDGTPGGEYRVVEVNPRVSRSSALASKATGYPIARVTAKVALGKRLHEIENEITGETTAAFEPAIDYIVTKVPRWPIDKFTDTDFELSTAMKSTGEAMSIGRTFPESLLKALRSSEYTPAVDFETVPDDELESEYLVRPSPDRPYAIFEAFLRGYTVEEIVDLTDIHEWYVERFEEVADAAEAAIAGDYETAAAAGFTDQEITALAGGEFNDTHVSWLPAGLDAEDGGAADIEAATDGSGVQIEDVESETVHRDYKLVDTCAGEFEATTPYYYSTRDPISGIDRNELLVDPEVESVVVVGGGPIRIGQGVEFDYCSVHAVQALEAMGIDAHVVNNNPETVSTDYDTSDGLFFEPVTAEEVADVAESTGADGVMVQFGGQTSVDIGAPLEDELERRGLDCEILGTSVEAMDLAEDRDRFNKLMEDLGIAQAEGGTATSKEEALDLAHDIGYPVLVRPSYVLGGRAMDVVYNDDDLETYIEEAVRVSPDKPILVDEFLADAVELDVDAVADEDDVLIGGVMEHVETAGVHSGDSACMIPPRSQEIKDVMPRIREVTEDIAEALDTVGLLNVQLAVRDGEVYVLEANPRSSRTVPFISKTTGVPIARIAARVMAGESLAEMDIEEQIPEQVSVKEVVLPFDRLPGSDPRLGPEMKSTGEVMGTAGSFGKAYQKAQMCVGKDIPLEGTALVDFGVRGYEDHFDVVDLDDFEDTDAVVEAIQADEIDLVASRDRDVLEACVEETVTYFSTRESTEAALEAINSADQPLAVQAISERPKTTRDWGSE from the coding sequence CCATCAAGATCGGCCAGGCGGCCGAATTCGACTACTCCGGCGCCCAGGCCTGTCGGGCGCTCCAGGAGGAGGGCGCGCGCGTGGTACTGGTCAACTCCAACCCGGCGACCATCATGACCGACCCGGACATGGCCGACAAGGTGTACCTCGAACCCATCAACACCGAGGCCATCACCGAGATCATCCGGAAGGAGAACCCGGACGGGGTCATCGCCGGCCTGGGCGGCCAGACCGGCCTCAACGTCACCGCCGAACTCGCCGAGGAGGGCGTCCTCGACGAGTTCGACGTCGACGTGATGGGGACGCCGCTTGACACCATCTACGCGACCGAGGACCGCGACCTGTTCCGCCAGCGCATGGAGAAGATCGACGAGCCGGTCCCCGCCTCGACGACTATCTCGCTCGACGAGGACGAGTCCGTGACGGACTTCGACGAGGAGGCGTTCCGCGGGCGCGTTCAGGACGCCGTCGACGAGGTCGGCGGCCTCCCGGTCATCGCCCGCACCACCTACACGCTCGGCGGCTCCGGCTCAGGCGTCGTCGACGAGTTCGAGGAACTGGTCGAGCGCGTCCGCAAGGGGCTTCGCCTCTCGCGCAACAGCGAGGTTCTCATCACCGAGTCCATCTCCGGCTGGGTCGAACTGGAGTACGAGGTCATGCGCGACGCCGACGACTCCTGTATCATCATCTGCAACATGGAGAACATCGACCCGATGGGCATCCACACCGGGGAGTCGACGGTCGTCACGCCCTCGCAGGTCATCCCCGACGAGGGCCACCAGCAGATGCGCGACTCCGCGCTGAAGGTCATCCGCGAACTGGGCATCCAGGGCGGCTGTAACATCCAGCACGCCTGGCGCGACGACGGGACGCCCGGCGGCGAGTACCGCGTCGTCGAGGTCAACCCCCGCGTCTCCCGCTCCTCGGCGCTGGCCTCGAAGGCGACCGGCTACCCCATCGCTCGCGTGACCGCGAAGGTCGCCCTGGGCAAGCGCCTCCACGAAATCGAGAACGAGATTACCGGCGAGACCACCGCCGCCTTCGAGCCAGCCATCGACTACATCGTCACGAAGGTTCCCCGCTGGCCCATCGACAAGTTCACCGATACCGACTTCGAGCTGTCGACGGCCATGAAGTCGACGGGCGAGGCGATGTCCATCGGCCGGACCTTCCCCGAGTCCCTCCTCAAGGCACTGCGCTCCTCTGAGTACACGCCTGCCGTGGACTTCGAGACGGTCCCCGACGACGAACTCGAATCGGAGTATCTGGTCCGTCCCTCCCCCGACCGTCCCTACGCCATCTTCGAGGCGTTCCTCCGCGGCTACACGGTCGAGGAAATCGTCGACCTGACCGACATCCACGAGTGGTACGTCGAGCGGTTCGAGGAGGTCGCCGACGCCGCCGAAGCCGCCATCGCGGGCGACTACGAGACCGCCGCCGCGGCCGGCTTCACAGACCAGGAGATAACCGCGCTCGCGGGCGGCGAGTTCAACGACACCCACGTCTCCTGGCTCCCGGCCGGGCTGGACGCCGAGGACGGCGGCGCGGCCGACATCGAGGCCGCGACCGACGGAAGCGGTGTGCAAATCGAGGACGTCGAGAGCGAGACCGTCCATCGGGACTACAAGCTCGTCGACACCTGCGCCGGCGAGTTCGAGGCGACGACGCCGTACTACTACTCGACGCGGGACCCCATCTCGGGCATCGACCGCAACGAGCTACTCGTCGACCCCGAGGTCGAGAGCGTCGTCGTGGTCGGCGGCGGCCCCATCCGCATCGGCCAGGGCGTCGAGTTCGACTACTGTTCGGTCCACGCGGTCCAGGCCCTGGAGGCGATGGGCATCGACGCCCACGTCGTCAACAACAACCCCGAGACGGTGTCGACGGACTACGACACCTCCGACGGGCTGTTCTTCGAGCCCGTCACCGCCGAGGAAGTGGCCGACGTGGCCGAATCCACCGGCGCCGACGGCGTGATGGTCCAGTTCGGCGGCCAGACCTCCGTCGACATCGGCGCGCCCCTGGAGGACGAACTGGAGCGCCGCGGGCTGGACTGCGAGATTCTCGGGACCTCGGTCGAGGCGATGGACCTCGCCGAGGACCGCGACCGCTTCAACAAGCTGATGGAGGACCTCGGCATCGCGCAGGCCGAGGGCGGGACGGCGACAAGCAAGGAAGAGGCGCTCGACCTCGCTCACGACATCGGTTACCCCGTGCTGGTGCGTCCCTCGTACGTCCTCGGTGGCCGCGCGATGGACGTCGTCTACAACGACGACGACCTCGAAACCTACATCGAGGAGGCCGTGCGCGTCTCCCCGGACAAGCCGATCCTGGTCGACGAGTTCCTCGCCGACGCGGTCGAACTGGACGTCGACGCCGTCGCCGACGAGGACGACGTGCTCATCGGCGGCGTCATGGAACACGTCGAGACCGCCGGCGTCCACTCCGGCGACTCGGCGTGCATGATTCCGCCCCGCTCCCAGGAGATAAAGGACGTGATGCCCCGCATCCGCGAGGTCACCGAGGACATCGCCGAGGCGCTCGACACCGTCGGCCTGCTGAACGTCCAGCTCGCTGTGCGTGACGGCGAGGTGTACGTCCTGGAGGCGAACCCGCGCTCCTCGCGTACGGTGCCGTTCATCTCGAAGACCACCGGCGTCCCCATCGCCCGAATCGCCGCCCGCGTGATGGCGGGCGAGAGCCTGGCCGAGATGGACATCGAGGAACAGATTCCCGAGCAGGTCTCGGTCAAGGAGGTCGTCCTGCCGTTCGACCGCCTGCCGGGCTCGGACCCGCGTCTCGGCCCGGAGATGAAATCGACCGGCGAGGTCATGGGCACCGCCGGTTCCTTCGGCAAGGCCTACCAGAAGGCACAGATGTGCGTCGGGAAGGACATCCCGCTGGAGGGGACCGCGCTGGTCGACTTCGGCGTGCGTGGCTACGAGGACCACTTCGACGTGGTGGACCTCGACGACTTCGAGGACACCGACGCGGTCGTCGAGGCCATCCAGGCCGACGAAATCGACCTGGTGGCCTCCCGCGACCGCGATGTGCTCGAAGCGTGTGTCGAGGAGACGGTCACCTACTTCTCGACCCGCGAGAGCACCGAGGCGGCGCTGGAAGCCATCAACTCCGCGGACCAGCCCCTGGCGGTACAGGCCATCAGCGAGCGCCCGAAGACGACGCGCGACTGGGGCAGCGAATAG